In the genome of Stomoxys calcitrans chromosome 4, idStoCalc2.1, whole genome shotgun sequence, the window AAGTACTCATTCTCTGCCAAGATACTCGCACTTGTTATCAGCTAAAACAGTTTCTAACCCAAAGTGGAGAACGATACCTATTGTATACGGCATTGAGGCAACAAATTCCTGTGGGTAAACTTGGAAAGTCTTTCGAACAGATACAAGCAAACAAAGATTTGGAATTGTCTTTGCCGCAGCCACCAATGAAGTCATATTCTCAAAAGACTAAAAAACCGAATTTGAAGGACACAGCTCCAGAAACTGATGAAACGCCAAATGAGACGCAGGTGGACGAGTTAGCTCAGCTTTTGACTCAGGGTGATGTGGAAGTCATGGAGGCTAACTATTTCCAAGAAAGCTATATGCTAACCATGACCCAGACTCAATTTGATGATTCGGATTTAGGTCAAATGAACGACAGCGGCACTGGAGCCGACACCAGCGTGGATAACTCTGTGTTTGAACCTTTTCCGGAAATGGAGAATCTCGATATAACAGCGGCAATAGCAGCAAGGAAACAACCCTTAATTTGTCTGCAAACATTTAAAACGGAAAGAGAGGGATCTGCCGCTCTCGATAGGGTCTTGGAGGAGATAAATCCACAGTATGTTGTAATGTATCACTGCAATGTGGCCGCCATCAGACAGTTGGAAATTTACGAAGCTCGCCAGAAAAGAAAGCTCAAGGATCGCATGAAAGTCTTCTTTTTAATACACGCCCGCACAGTTGAAGAACAGTCATATCTTACCAGCTTGCGTAGGGAGAAACAGGCTTTCGAATTAATCATAGAGACAAAAAGTGTAAGTAGATAGAAAAGCTAAGCCCGCTGATCGACTAACAATTCAAAATACCTTTACAGAAAATGGTTATACCAGACTATCAAGATGGTAAAACCGATGAGGCTTTTAATTTGTATAAAGCCTACAAACACCCTGAAGATGCTGTGGAATCTGCCAATGCCCAAAGTCGCAAAGCTGGTGGTCAAACAAGCAAACTGGGCGAAGAAGAACCTACACCCAAAATTATTGTAGATATGAGAGAATTTCGTTCGGATTTGCCATGTCTAATACATAAAAGGGGCATTGAAGTTCTGCCTGTTACAATAACGGTAAGCATTTACATCTCCTTTTATGTATTAAAAGGTCAAAATAATAATCCACTATGTATTCTCCTACAGATTGGCGATTATATTCTTACTCCAGAAATATGCGTTGAGCGCAAATCTATTTCTGATTTAATCGGCTCACTAAACTCAGGTCGTTTGTACAATCAGTGCATACAAATGCAGCGATACTATGCCAAGCCCATATTGCTGATTGAGTTTGACCAGAATAAACCCTTTCATTTGCAAGGAAAATATATGGTATCCCAAAATACAAGCACCACCAATGCCGATATCGTACAAAAACTGCAGTTATTAACTTTGCATTTTCCCAAATTACGTTTAATATGGTCTCCAAGTCCCTATGCCACGGCCCAGCTCTTTGAAGAATTAAAATTGGGCAAAGAAGAACCGGATGCAAAACAAGCAGCTGCCATAGGCGCAGATGATATAGGGGCTTATGATGATTTGAAATTCAATGCCAATGTCTATGATTTCCTTTTAAGATTGCCAGGTGTTAATACCAAGAATGTGCACAAGCTTATGCGCCATGGAGGCAGTTTAAAAGAGTTATTAAAAAAGTCACAGGTAAGTGTTCAAATAAACACTGACAGCATGACAATGAATGTCTCTGATAATgtctaaaaatttggttttaggaTGAGCTCGTGGCACTTTTGGATTCaaaagaaaatgcaaaattattatgggacattttgcatgtggccCACCTGCCGGAAAAGGATGAAGTGTCTGGTTCGGCAGCTATTTTGGCGGCTAGTAAACAAATGGGCACTCATTCTCGTTTTAGAAGAGGGGCGGCAGCCAATGTGGGTGCCCgtggtggtggtggatataTGCGTAGATTTAAGAACTAGAATATAAAATGGTACTATAAGCAATAGCCCTTACATGTTTGTTACGATActaaaggaaatatttttaattacatttataGCACAAGAAAAAAACCCAGCCAAAACTAACTCAAGCAATCAAGATAAGCTATTTAAGACTAGTCTAAGTGAGGAGAATCAAAGATAAAATATGAATAACAGAACCAAAATAGCAAGAAAAAGAACAATACCAACATCGTGAGGTAAGTGACTTTTTTTTCCCTTCGCTGCAGATGAAATTTATGTAAATAGACGTAATCCCCTGATGAAGTTGCCAAAAAAGTGACGCAACCTTGGGATAAAAAGCTCTAACTCTATAATTCAGTAAGTAAAATACAATCAACTATAACCATAGCTTGACCAAACCAAGCAACGAGaaatttcttgttgttgttgtagtataCATTTCCTAGAATCAATTTGGTATATATGTAGTACGTATGCTTGACAGTTTTGTACTTGAACTTCTCAACGTTTAAGGAATGTTAATGCCTTTCCTATCCCACTGATAATTAACAATCAAATGGTTCTCCCCATTGAATCTATGTGTGTATGAAACTGTCATTACCAAGTCATGCATATGATTCTTAGCATATGCATACAATTTTAATTGGATATTTGAAGTCTTGGCATAATTGTGTTCAATTTTTAAAAGGCAGCATGATAAAACAATTGTGTGTGGTATGTGATCTACTGGCTGTGCACTACTTACAAAAATTGACAGGTAGATAAGTTAAATACAATAATTACACATTCCTCAAACAGTGTTCTGGTTTAACTAAGCTGCAAAGTTTCCAAGTGTTATTGTATTGTGATGGAAATTGTGGAAAATAAGACTTATTATAAAGACACACGGTTtcaagattataaaacgaattgcTTGCAGAAATAATCATAAGTTGTTACTGTTACGCATACTTGAATGTAGTGGAGATTGGGTAGCTTTTTACCCTATCTCAATGTGGTGTCTTTTGTGTTGTTGTCCCACAAAAAAGGTGATTaacgatttaattttttatctcaataaaaataaaccttTAATGGCTTGAGGTGGCAATCTAAGCTTCCAAAGGGATTTctctgagagagagagagagagagaggactGGCCACAAAACATATTGGCACTATTGGAGGTCCTTACAAAACCAGAAGCAAAGCATTGGTCTTCAGCATGTCTTCCAAAGTGATATGTCGTCACCAACACAATCACCCTTATTCCCGTTGTCGAAGGCGAAAATCGACAGCTGTTGCTGTCGAAGCCGAATATCACATTATACGCGTTCGAcaatttgagaatagaaaaatattgtggtaaataaaagaaaaagtaatGTATTGTAAAATCAGTTCCATGTTCCATACTCTTTTGACAAACAGACCCAATGAAGTTCAAATTTGACATTCAAATTCGACTTACGTTATGCCAAAAATGTAAACGAATATTCGTCTTCAACAACCATAATaccattttgttaaaatttcaacattCGACTACGCCATTGCCAACCGGAATAAGGGCGAATGAGACTTTTGCCAAGAAAAGCAAAGTGAAAACCCTTATCACGCAACTCCGTGACATGTCAGGAGGAATATCTGGATGTTTAGGGACGCGGTCCGACAATACATCACCGATCCATTCACAAAGAGCCGGCTTGCAGGATGTTCATTAGGTTACTGTTACCAATGCGATTTCATCGGTATCACCTGTATATACAGGCCTGTTTCGGTTTTCGAATTCTCAAAACAAAAGTTTTGCCTAAATTTTCTAGGCCTTGACGACGATGTTACTTACTACATAAAAATTGATAAGAGTGCAATCCAACATAGATACGGCAAGGCTTCCAAGATAAGATATAAGGAAAACAAATCTTTCGTTTTCCATTTTCGTAAACCGGAACAGTCTTGATAATCCTTGACACGCACCATCCAAAGCAGATGAGGAAAAAGTCCTACCTAGAAAAACTAGATATACTCTGGGCCAATAAAGATCCGGATAGTGTAGGTAAGACGAACCTATCCCCAACACACAGGACCCTTTAAACCTATTTATATGCCCGCAAAAACCTACTAATCTGACTGCAGAATCACCAAGGACTGCTCCAATTGAAGTGGTCAGATCTGGAGACGGTAGCTGGGTCAGAATAATTTTTAACGAATCAATCTGTATACTTATGTGGCTACAATAACTACAAAAACCTACCCCTTCAGGTTTGAATTGGGCCACATAATCTTGAAGCGCTTAAAGCCcccgatttaaaaaaaagtccATTGAGCCTTATctcaaaaaataaacataagcGTAGAAAGCGAAAAGGGAGCTTAGCCCACCCCTCAAAAAGTTTAAACCTcccaagaattttaaaaatttcatcgttttcgataaaattaattaattttattgatatttaaaGGATTGTAGTCTGATAAATTATTTATGTATACAGTTATTTCAGTTGGATTGAAGGGCACGCAAATAACAATTTGGTTTGCTAGCCCCTTCGCTCTGAGGCCCTAGGTATATTGGGTTGATGATGCCACTGCAATCgataaaatatgcaaaaaaaccttaactttttttgtttgtttctctttcgagatgagctcaatgatcggagatgcaaatggaaaaggaaagccaaagatagcaacacacacaacCCACTATGGgtagcgtttcgtctttggttagaagatttttcaaccataggtgcgatggcttcaagggccgtgcgttggtatgttgtacttgaatcgtattaatagcaaaAACGCATCTAttatacaattaccacattaaccacactctaCAACCCTGTcggttagctgtacttttcctaatgcatgtatttttgtgtaatgacagacattctttctgtgacaaattacccttcttccgtactacacataattttgtgcatctgctggaagttgtattgatggcatCGAAAGcgaagacaacggcaatggctcgctgttgctccgggcaccaaggttcgaatcctggccggcaaaggaatttttaatttttcaattttttttgcctgttagggcgagatcattaaattttacaatttttgtttgtttccctttcgagacgagctcaatgattggagatgcaaatggaaaaggaaaaccaaagaTAGCAACCTAAACATTTGATTGAATTTACCATGCAtttatgttgtttttatacccaccaccataggatggggagtgtactaatcttgtcatttcgtttgtaacatctcaaaatattGTTCTGCAACCAGACGCTCAACGCCTGGATTTAAACCATAGATAGGCAACAACACACATCCATCATTCGGTCGAagcattgttgttatttaaactgtgttagtgtgcccatcattggtttaaaaatgtttcagcggtggtttccccttcaAGTGTTGGCCACACTTGTGAGGAAATTACCTTGGGAATCAGCCCTGTAAACTTTTAtagcaagtggtgtcgctctgagGTATGCGGTTCGGAatcgaaaataaaaaatgttagctcgttctcattgagcttaaacttctcTTCAGGGCTGCCAGATTTACTGATTTTTCggatatttgctgatttttagcTTCAGAAATAGCAAAGTgccaattttccgatttttgctttaaaaatgccgattttttttaaatttggcatatttttttacGAAATTCGTCTAAAATTGGGTACAGAGAGTTTTAAgggacatttttataaaattgccattaatACAGGACTCctggcggaggccaccgtagcgcagaggttatcacgtctgcctatgacgctgaacgtatgggttcgaatgctgacggaactatcagaaaaaattttcaacggtggttttcccctcctaatgcgggcaacatttgtgaggtactatgtcatgtcagcatgtaaaacttctcttcaaagaggtgtcacactgcggcacgccattcggactcggctataaaagggacgCCCCTTATTAAGCttaaagcttgaatcggactgcactcattgatatgcgagaagtttgtcactgttccttagtggaatgttcatgggcaaaatttgcatttttacagtACTCCTGATGGTTTTTTTCCCTTTCAGAGCCTATATTCTATAACTCAGAAATAACAGCTAACTTTTTTTTGAAGCAACACTTCTGATTTTCCAATCAGCGATGCTGGCGGAAGATCCATAATTGTCCCAGTTCTCCTATATCTTGAAAgaattttagttgttgttgtagcagtgtgttgtacactgaggtggcagcccttgccgatgaagggcttcatcgggtcaatccggtacgtacaaccggctgccatgggattgaaagaatttaatttaatttaaaaaaaaaaatccaggtTGCTTTATCAATTCATTGATGAGCACAATCCTCTTCTACTAAAATattaccaatcccatggcagccggttgtacgtaccggattgacccgatggagttctccatcggcaagggctgccgcctcagtgtacaacacactgctacaacaacaactaaaatacTACTCCAGGTTGCTTTAtcaattcattgaatttttttaaggaatttgCTGCATGTAGACATCTACTAAAATActaccaatcccatggcagccggttgtacgtaccggattgacccgatggagttttccatcggcaagggctgccgcctcagtgcacaacacactgctacaacaacaacaacaactaaaatacTACTCCAGGTTGCTTTATCAATTCATTGATGAGCACAATCCTCTTCTACTAAAATACTACTAAAGAATTTTAGTAGAAGAGGATTGTGCTCATCAATGAATTAATAAAGCAACctggaatttttttaaggaatttgCTGCATGTAGACAGGTTTTGGATTTCGCATATGTACCTCATCCTCTCATTTTCGTGTCTCATAACACTGTGCTAATTAAATAGCTCCTCCCTTTCGTCTCGTAGCTTTAAGTACATGTAACATAATACATTATTTACATTCTCCTTGTGCTTAGAGTTACTAAAGAAAGACTTGAAGAATACCAGCAGTGTCTAAGGAATTCTTCAAACGTTTAAACTTCATGTGCATTTGCTCATATTAATTTGCACAGCTAAGAAATTCtgagttgtgtgtgtgtgtgtgtgtgttgatgaattgcatttgtattttaattaaaaacaaaatatttatgaagCAAACCAAACCGTACAGCAATTGAAATAGAACTCTTTAAACAAATTTCTAGTGTTTTGTAGCATTTAAGAGGATTTGAATCAATGGACCAATCAGTCATGACTGTCGTCGCCTCGGCAGTGTCACAAACTTAGAAGACGGTACAATGAAACAACATTTAGGAATCCATTAAAGGTCTTTTGTTTACGTGTCATTGTCAATGTCGCCGGTATGGTATAAGAGGTTAAGTTGTTTCCTTTCGCTTTGTGCTAGACGTtgtttaattgaattaattatgTCAGAGTCTCTGAAAGAAGCCAACCCGTGCTCCTTTGCAACCAGTAGATGTTTGTCAGCACAGTGTAATTTGATTAATTAACGCCTAAATGTATGCAGTCTATCAGCGTGCTTTTTTCTCACACAAATCCCCTTTTGGCTTTTTCATCCGTTGAATGCCCTTGGTTTTATTTCATCCATttgctttactttttatttggGTATTTGTTGCGGTTTAAATCTAACATTTCCTGTATCCGATGGCAACAGCTTGATGATGATGAGGTGATGGTGATACTGTTGCTGTTTAACAACATCCACTTAGCGATGGACACTTTGATAATGGTCtttcgcctgtctgtctgtttgcccATTTGGTATTCATTTCTCCCTTTCGGCCATGTTCGCTTTCTGTGTGAACGATATGAATGAAGTCCGGGTATGCATAGTCCAACGGAAAATcctatctttttttttcaatagatTGTGGGGGGAGTGATTTGGTTTTGGCCAACATATAACTGCAGCAATATTTCGCAGATTTGCAACTAATACTTGCCATTTATTAAAAGGTGTGCTTGCTGGTTTGAAAGGGAATTATGTGCTGTAGTTGCGaggaattttaattgaaaacatgttAGCTGCGGGGATGTCTAGCAATGATTGGAGTGGCTGGTTAGTTACCAGGTTACCGAAGTGTTAATGGGTAGtggcttttaaaatttttatcaatttgATCTCTGGGAAATGGAAAACAGGATTTTTGTTTCGTTGACAGTTTGTGTGGGTTTTATtggctcatattgcaaaagtttttatatttgGTATTTTTATCAGAGAAGGGCTAAAAAACatggtttttattaaaaaatatggaATGTAATATACCATTAAGAATAAATCAAGTTTGGCCCAATGATGAATAGCCTCCAGTGAGATGAGTGTAATCGAAGGTTAGTTCTTATTGTGTAATGTGTTGTGATATATCTCTCGtttgcttggttctgttgaatatccagatacAGAAACTCTGTGGCTAAGGTTACAAAAAAGTGACGTGTGGAtccaggtcacaatcgggacacacattctgcacgttggtatcaatccttgctctgttggTAGAGGTCAATTTCCTCAGAGGTTAgttttggcccattgtgatactcTAATTAGAGGGATGAAAGTGTTGAGAAAGAAAAAGAGTAAATCTCTAGACCAAAGAtcatacaacaaaaacaaaaggttAGAGAGTATTAATGTGCACCTTTGGAGGAGCATTGACCAGCATTCTACTAATGTCTATTCcgtttagattaggttgaaaagggggtgcggTTTTAAATCCACCCCAttccacaatggacatacacctaagccagtaatcggcttgttgtgcgctctaaatattaaaaaataacctcgaaaagaaaatccaagtttggaattccatgctactgacaaaacccttaattgttttccatgccacgcccctacgttggttcatgtctggtattatgtcgggcattgacataggaaatgctccaacgtctcgtcatctttcccgcaagccctacacatgctatcacttgccgcaccgattatagctcgtagtcctatatgtcccgttatgatacccattCAGAAATAgacttgtcttctcacgatctggatctccccataggattttagtCGTCCTACaaaccatttcgctgttccacatgcGCTTTCGTCACCTACTGTACcagaaagtcttcgggttaaccaagcttattgacggcagttctctgttcttctgctttctcattcccagttactccgctatggccggGCACTTGAAAACTATTTGCGATTATACCCCGTCCATATTTAGTTAtgaatattttagtttttttttttataacctttTACTCCTCACTCTTTATTTCACTCTCTTAAGTAGTTTTGTAAAATTATTCCCTGATCCTATGGTGTGGTTTTCCATTTGCATTGATGCCCATCGTAATTTGCATAGACATTTGGCTTCCATTAggacttgttttttgtttgttttaacaaTTTGTTGCTTTCATTTGTATCTCAATTAACAACGCTAGTGCTGGCATACCAAAAACTTATTCGAGTTGTTTAATTGAATGCTTAATCCAATTCTAAGAGCCTTCCACTTCATTTGACTTTTACAGTTTGAAGAGTTAATGggactaaatttttgttttgtaattatttCCAAATGGTTGAAAGGAAATTGAAGTCCTCATTGCAACTTGACATAGAATACATGTATGTTTATGCAATAGGATTGTGGATTAATAGAAGGAAATATTTTCCGCATGAAATGCATTGTAACAAATAGATCTGTTACGTTTAAGAATTGGACTACATTTCAAATCCTATTATAACTCTAACAAAGcgtaaacatattttaatattttggatAATTAAATTTCCCACGAAAGGAAAGCATatacaaaatgtttgcaaacttaaatatgaatatgaatgacaattttcagcggtggttgtatGTCCTTACTactgctggctacatttgtgaggtgtcctgccatgttaaaacttctctaccaagaggTGGCGttacactcaaaaaattttggaccTCAAGACtagttaaaataaactaaatttgtGCAAGATTGGACTTCATATAGCGCCAAAGAATTATATGCTCGATGTTAGTTCAACAATTTCTTAACAGCTCATATAGTTTTTACATAGTATATGCCACAGTcatcaaattcaattttagttcAACACTAACTAACAGTTATTAAATTATGCTTACTTCTAAGCATGTTACTGTGAACTcaagaaaagaaaattgtaaaCTTGTTGGTACATATattgaatttcaattttctttaaatagttCACTTTTACCCATGTTTGGTAAACTGCTTgcttattccaaaaaaaaaaatagtctaagtaAAATTACTAACACCACCTGAGTTTTAAACTATTTCATCTATACACATGGGAAGTTAGTTTTATttgcacaaatttaattttataaatatatatttttatgtatttttaattaaaa includes:
- the LOC106091920 gene encoding DNA repair endonuclease XPF, with amino-acid sequence MEETEEAATHRDDGEQPGCSKILADQHQKQEDEDLANIVTAEEYLMRKDVVLLDYEKQMFLDMVHADALMVCAKGITYQRVLFNILKAYSDAGNLILVINSSDWEEEYYKNRLEKKYIHDVANTATERERVYLEGGVQFISTRILVVDLLKQRIPIELITGIVVLHAHTIIESCQEAFALRLYRQRNKTGFIKAFSSSAEAFTIGYGHIERIMRNLFVKELFIWPRFHAVVQASLKPYEAQTIELHVPLSEKMKLMQTHILDIMNYLVREIKRINRTVDMEEITVENCVTKKFHKILQAQLDCIWHQLNSQTKLIVADLKILRSLMISTMYNDAVSAYALIKRYRTTEYALSNSGWTLLDSAEQIFKLSKERVFNGLGEFEPEPCPKWKYLSEILKVEIPADMKRTKPDCYDPPKVLILCQDTRTCYQLKQFLTQSGERYLLYTALRQQIPVGKLGKSFEQIQANKDLELSLPQPPMKSYSQKTKKPNLKDTAPETDETPNETQVDELAQLLTQGDVEVMEANYFQESYMLTMTQTQFDDSDLGQMNDSGTGADTSVDNSVFEPFPEMENLDITAAIAARKQPLICLQTFKTEREGSAALDRVLEEINPQYVVMYHCNVAAIRQLEIYEARQKRKLKDRMKVFFLIHARTVEEQSYLTSLRREKQAFELIIETKSKMVIPDYQDGKTDEAFNLYKAYKHPEDAVESANAQSRKAGGQTSKLGEEEPTPKIIVDMREFRSDLPCLIHKRGIEVLPVTITIGDYILTPEICVERKSISDLIGSLNSGRLYNQCIQMQRYYAKPILLIEFDQNKPFHLQGKYMVSQNTSTTNADIVQKLQLLTLHFPKLRLIWSPSPYATAQLFEELKLGKEEPDAKQAAAIGADDIGAYDDLKFNANVYDFLLRLPGVNTKNVHKLMRHGGSLKELLKKSQDELVALLDSKENAKLLWDILHVAHLPEKDEVSGSAAILAASKQMGTHSRFRRGAAANVGARGGGGYMRRFKN